A region from the Rhodothermus sp. genome encodes:
- a CDS encoding NAD(P) transhydrogenase subunit alpha: MLDNLIIFVLAAFVGFEVISKVPQTLHTPLMSGSNAISGITIVGALVVAGMVGGTWSKWLGLVALIAATINVVGGFLVTDRMLQMFKTRAQRAQTSEKQEVSEPAAMS, translated from the coding sequence ATGTTAGATAATCTGATCATTTTTGTGCTGGCTGCTTTTGTAGGCTTTGAAGTCATCAGTAAGGTGCCGCAGACGCTACATACGCCGCTCATGTCCGGGTCCAATGCGATCAGTGGGATCACGATCGTGGGAGCGCTGGTCGTGGCTGGCATGGTGGGGGGAACCTGGTCAAAATGGCTGGGATTGGTCGCGTTGATCGCTGCTACGATTAACGTAGTGGGCGGCTTTCTGGTGACTGATCGTATGCTACAGATGTTCAAGACGCGAGCACAGCGGGCACAAACCTCCGAAAAGCAAGAAGTGTCCGAGCCGGCAGCCATGTCCTGA
- a CDS encoding Re/Si-specific NAD(P)(+) transhydrogenase subunit alpha: MAVQIGVPAETAAGERRVALVPDVVKRLTQQGMTVRVAQGAGAKAYFADAAYETAGAQVVTQEEAWASDLVVHVQPPSVEEITLLRSGSVLIGFLSPLDHPERIEKLARQGVTALAMELVPRISRAQKMDALSAMAAVAGYKAVLIAANLLPKFFPLLTTAAGTVRPANVLVLGAGVAGLQAIATARRLGARVSAYDIRDVVKEEVQSLGATFVELPFEVPDAQDVSGYAKALAEEKQRQQAQLLVPHIGRADVVISTAQVPGRRAPVLITEEAVAAMQPGSVIIDLAAPNGGNCVLTRPGETVVHNGVHIVGPMNLPAEMPVHASQMYARTLLAMIQEFTTPEGFTPNFEDEIFKSACVTYKGEVVNERVRALLAA, encoded by the coding sequence ATGGCTGTGCAAATTGGCGTTCCGGCCGAAACAGCGGCGGGCGAGCGGCGGGTAGCGCTGGTGCCCGACGTGGTAAAGCGTCTGACACAGCAGGGGATGACCGTGCGCGTGGCCCAGGGAGCTGGAGCCAAGGCGTACTTTGCGGATGCAGCTTATGAAACGGCTGGTGCGCAGGTGGTAACTCAGGAGGAAGCCTGGGCCTCTGATCTGGTGGTGCACGTACAGCCCCCATCGGTAGAAGAAATCACCCTGCTGCGTTCGGGCAGTGTACTCATCGGGTTTTTGAGTCCCCTGGATCATCCTGAGCGCATTGAAAAGCTGGCGCGTCAGGGGGTGACGGCGCTGGCCATGGAGCTGGTGCCCCGTATTTCACGAGCGCAGAAGATGGACGCGCTTTCGGCGATGGCGGCTGTGGCGGGCTATAAAGCCGTATTGATTGCAGCCAACCTGCTGCCCAAATTTTTCCCACTGCTGACGACGGCCGCCGGAACGGTGCGGCCAGCCAATGTGCTTGTACTGGGGGCGGGCGTGGCCGGACTCCAGGCCATTGCAACGGCGCGACGTCTGGGTGCGCGGGTGTCGGCTTACGACATCCGCGATGTAGTCAAAGAAGAAGTGCAGAGTCTGGGAGCCACGTTTGTGGAGCTGCCCTTTGAGGTGCCCGATGCGCAGGATGTGTCGGGATATGCCAAAGCGCTGGCCGAAGAGAAACAGCGACAGCAGGCGCAGCTTCTGGTACCCCATATCGGACGTGCGGACGTGGTGATCTCCACGGCCCAGGTGCCGGGGCGACGGGCGCCCGTGTTAATTACTGAAGAAGCTGTGGCCGCCATGCAACCCGGTTCGGTGATTATCGATCTGGCCGCTCCCAACGGGGGCAACTGTGTATTGACCCGGCCAGGCGAGACCGTTGTGCATAACGGTGTCCATATTGTCGGGCCTATGAACCTGCCCGCCGAAATGCCGGTGCATGCCAGTCAGATGTATGCCCGGACGTTGCTGGCCATGATTCAGGAGTTCACGACGCCCGAAGGCTTTACGCCTAACTTTGAAGATGAAATCTTCAAGAGTGCCTGTGTTACCTATAAAGGCGAGGTAGTTAACGAGCGCGTGCGTGCACTCCTGGCCGCCTGA
- the serC gene encoding 3-phosphoserine/phosphohydroxythreonine transaminase, with amino-acid sequence MTQPAALQAPVFRTASGRVYNFSAGPAVLPEPVLMEVREELPVYRDLGTSILEISHRSSTYADIDASAKALLRKLLGLDEKWHVLFLQGGASLQFHQVPLNFLPRDGSADYLITGAWAQKAYKEARFLGNARVAASSEDRNFSYIPDSSTWNLNPKAAYLHFTSNNTIYGTQFQTEPEAEVPLVCDASSDFLSRRINPERYGLIYAGAQKNVGPAGVTVVLIRDDFLQRRNQPLPTMLDYGTHVGKIFNTPPVFAVYLVEKVLRWLEGLGGLPAIEAINNRKAQLLYDRIDRSEFYRGTAEPTSRSKMNVTFRLPSEELEQRFVEEARQAGLIGLKGHRSVGGLRASIYNACPIEAVEALISFMDYFEQRYG; translated from the coding sequence ATGACGCAACCTGCAGCCTTGCAAGCTCCGGTATTTCGTACGGCAAGTGGCCGGGTCTATAACTTTTCGGCCGGTCCAGCCGTGCTGCCTGAACCGGTGTTGATGGAAGTCAGAGAAGAGCTGCCGGTCTATCGAGATCTGGGAACTTCTATCCTGGAAATCAGCCACCGCTCCTCAACGTATGCCGACATTGACGCCTCGGCCAAAGCGCTGCTACGCAAATTGCTGGGATTGGATGAGAAGTGGCACGTGCTCTTTTTGCAGGGGGGCGCCTCGCTGCAATTTCATCAGGTGCCCCTGAACTTTCTGCCCCGGGATGGCTCGGCCGACTATTTGATTACGGGAGCCTGGGCCCAAAAAGCCTACAAGGAGGCCCGCTTTCTCGGCAATGCGCGTGTAGCGGCCAGCAGCGAGGATCGAAACTTCAGCTACATTCCGGATTCGTCCACGTGGAATCTGAATCCGAAGGCGGCCTATCTGCACTTTACCTCAAATAATACAATCTATGGCACGCAGTTTCAGACCGAGCCAGAAGCGGAGGTACCGCTGGTATGCGATGCCTCAAGTGACTTTTTGAGTCGGCGTATCAACCCGGAACGGTACGGTTTAATCTATGCCGGTGCTCAGAAGAATGTAGGACCGGCCGGGGTGACCGTGGTCCTCATTCGGGACGACTTCCTGCAGCGTCGGAATCAGCCATTGCCCACAATGCTTGACTACGGTACGCATGTGGGCAAAATCTTCAACACGCCGCCGGTTTTTGCTGTTTACCTGGTCGAGAAAGTGCTGCGCTGGCTGGAAGGACTGGGGGGGTTGCCAGCTATCGAAGCCATTAACAACCGGAAAGCCCAGTTACTCTACGACCGCATTGATCGGAGTGAATTCTATCGGGGTACGGCCGAACCCACTTCACGCTCGAAGATGAATGTCACGTTTCGCCTGCCCAGTGAAGAGCTGGAGCAGCGCTTTGTGGAGGAGGCCAGGCAAGCCGGGCTTATCGGGCTGAAAGGCCACCGCTCGGTGGGTGGATTGCGGGCGTCGATCTACAACGCCTGCCCGATTGAGGCCGTCGAAGCCCTTATATCGTTCATGGACTATTTTGAGCAAAGATATGGTTGA
- a CDS encoding 3-phosphoglycerate dehydrogenase family protein gives MQVLVADKLEARCLAALQHMGLTVHNRPELKNEALSEALSDLNPEILVVRSTRVTADMMQAAPSLELIIRAGAGYDTIDVTAASDRGIFVANCPGKNAVAVAELTFGLILALDRFIPENVLDARQGRWNKAAYSKGRGLKGRTLGVIGLGHIGREVVRRAHAFGMPVVAWSRSLTDEIAHELGVVRKHSPLEVANEADIVTLHLAATPETRHLANRAFFEAMKPGAYFINTSRSSLVDEEALSWALEHRGIRAALDVMEGEPAEKSGAFAHPLARHPQVYITHHIGASTQQAQEAIADEVVRIIRSYLETGHAPNCVNLEVHSPATHLLTVRHLDKVGVLASVLDEVRRANWNVQEMENLIFAGARAACARIRFDGQPDEAVVQRIAALPDVLAVSLIPLH, from the coding sequence ATGCAAGTACTGGTTGCTGACAAGTTAGAGGCGCGCTGTCTGGCAGCGCTCCAGCACATGGGGCTGACCGTGCATAACCGACCCGAACTGAAAAACGAGGCGTTGTCGGAAGCGCTTTCTGATCTGAATCCGGAAATTCTTGTGGTGCGATCCACGCGCGTAACGGCCGACATGATGCAAGCCGCGCCGTCTCTGGAGCTGATCATCCGCGCAGGCGCCGGCTACGACACCATTGATGTGACCGCGGCCTCGGATCGGGGGATTTTTGTGGCGAACTGTCCTGGTAAGAATGCGGTGGCCGTGGCTGAGCTGACCTTTGGATTGATCCTGGCGCTGGATCGCTTCATTCCGGAAAACGTCCTGGATGCGCGCCAGGGACGCTGGAACAAGGCCGCTTACAGCAAAGGGCGGGGGCTCAAGGGGCGAACGCTTGGGGTAATTGGCCTGGGCCATATCGGCCGAGAGGTGGTGCGGCGCGCCCATGCCTTTGGAATGCCCGTGGTAGCCTGGAGTCGTTCGCTAACCGATGAGATCGCTCATGAGCTGGGTGTCGTCCGTAAGCACAGTCCTCTGGAGGTAGCGAACGAGGCGGATATTGTAACGCTGCATCTGGCCGCTACCCCGGAGACGCGCCATCTGGCCAACCGGGCTTTCTTCGAAGCGATGAAGCCCGGGGCTTACTTTATCAATACCAGCCGGAGTTCGCTGGTCGACGAAGAGGCGCTGAGCTGGGCGCTGGAACATCGCGGCATTCGAGCGGCGCTGGATGTGATGGAAGGAGAGCCGGCGGAAAAATCCGGCGCGTTTGCCCATCCACTGGCCCGTCATCCCCAGGTATACATTACGCATCATATTGGCGCCTCGACGCAACAGGCGCAGGAGGCGATTGCCGACGAAGTCGTTCGCATTATCAGGAGCTATCTTGAGACCGGTCATGCCCCCAACTGCGTAAATCTGGAAGTGCACTCGCCGGCTACCCATCTACTGACCGTACGCCATCTCGATAAGGTGGGGGTGCTGGCCTCGGTGCTTGACGAGGTGCGACGGGCGAACTGGAACGTACAGGAGATGGAAAACCTGATCTTTGCCGGAGCGCGTGCTGCCTGTGCGCGCATTCGGTTTGACGGACAGCCGGATGAGGCCGTCGTGCAACGCATTGCGGCACTCCCGGACGTCCTGGCCGTTTCACTGATACCCCTTCATTGA
- a CDS encoding DUF1015 family protein, with product MSLLYPFRALRPLPEKAAEVASPPYDVVRTEEARRLAAGKPWSFLHVIRPEIDLPEGTDEHDEAVYAKGAENLRRFRESALFVQDPTPALYIYRQQMGDHVQTGVFGCVPVAAYEDGRIVRHEKTRPDKEADRTRHILEQRAHAEPVMLTYADQAVIDERVARGMEGAPLYDFVADDGVRHTIWKVDDPSTLLEAFQGVQRVYVADGHHRCAAAARAARVLREQEATREGLAAYEIFPAVLFPMGQLRILPYHRVVRRLPMSAEEFLQALEARMEVRRHVEDPTPPAKGIITLYLDGSWHRVVLPPSQRATVADQLDVARLNEHILEPILGITDPRTDPNLDFVGGIRGLPALKDMVERGEADLAIAMYPTSIEELVAVSDAGLLMPPKSTWFEPKLRSGLLIHVFD from the coding sequence ATGTCGTTGTTATATCCGTTTCGCGCATTGCGGCCCCTTCCTGAAAAGGCCGCCGAAGTCGCCTCCCCTCCTTATGATGTAGTGCGTACGGAAGAAGCACGCCGGTTGGCTGCCGGCAAACCCTGGAGCTTTCTGCACGTCATTCGTCCGGAGATCGATCTGCCGGAAGGCACCGACGAGCACGACGAAGCCGTTTACGCTAAGGGTGCAGAAAACCTACGAAGGTTTCGGGAGAGCGCCCTTTTTGTACAGGATCCGACCCCGGCGCTCTACATTTATCGGCAGCAGATGGGCGATCATGTGCAGACCGGAGTGTTTGGGTGTGTACCGGTGGCTGCCTATGAGGATGGGCGGATCGTGCGGCATGAAAAAACACGGCCGGATAAAGAGGCCGATCGCACCCGTCATATTCTGGAGCAGCGGGCCCATGCTGAACCGGTCATGCTGACCTATGCAGATCAGGCTGTCATTGACGAACGGGTAGCCCGCGGTATGGAAGGGGCACCGCTGTATGATTTTGTGGCCGATGATGGCGTACGCCACACGATCTGGAAGGTGGACGATCCGTCCACGCTCCTGGAGGCTTTCCAGGGAGTGCAGCGCGTCTATGTGGCCGATGGGCACCATCGGTGTGCAGCAGCCGCTCGCGCAGCCAGGGTGCTGCGTGAGCAGGAGGCGACCCGTGAAGGACTGGCCGCGTACGAGATCTTTCCAGCGGTGCTTTTTCCAATGGGGCAGTTGCGCATTCTGCCCTACCACCGCGTGGTGCGTCGGCTTCCTATGTCGGCCGAAGAATTTTTGCAGGCGCTGGAAGCACGCATGGAGGTGAGGCGTCATGTGGAAGATCCTACCCCACCGGCCAAAGGTATCATCACGTTGTACCTGGACGGAAGCTGGCATCGGGTGGTGTTACCGCCGTCGCAGCGGGCTACTGTAGCCGACCAACTGGATGTGGCCCGCCTGAATGAACATATCCTGGAGCCCATCCTGGGCATTACCGATCCACGTACCGATCCCAATCTGGACTTTGTAGGAGGGATTCGAGGGCTCCCTGCGTTGAAAGACATGGTCGAGCGGGGCGAGGCAGACCTGGCCATTGCCATGTATCCGACCAGCATTGAAGAGCTGGTAGCCGTCTCTGATGCCGGCTTGCTGATGCCACCCAAATCCACCTGGTTCGAACCTAAGCTGCGTAGCGGCTTGCTCATCCATGTTTTTGATTGA
- a CDS encoding ABC transporter substrate binding protein: MRTMRFVAVLSFLLSTAFVLVPANESEVTPIQQLFLIKELKPDISRIGVIWDKSATSRDQILLQLERASAATGIKVIVGEVANLQEVAPQFRTLLRDHRIEALWILEESGLLGRAATRSFLIKSATQAGMPVFAPSETWLKEGACVTWRKDAGGIQLVVNKAVAEAMGITIPAKYENRTAFLAMN; the protein is encoded by the coding sequence ATGCGTACCATGCGCTTCGTTGCCGTATTGTCGTTTTTGCTGAGCACAGCCTTTGTTCTGGTGCCGGCTAACGAGTCGGAGGTCACGCCCATTCAGCAGCTCTTTCTGATCAAAGAGCTAAAGCCCGATATCAGCCGGATTGGCGTTATCTGGGATAAGAGTGCGACCAGTCGGGATCAGATCTTGCTCCAGTTGGAACGCGCTTCGGCAGCCACCGGCATCAAGGTCATCGTTGGCGAAGTGGCCAACTTGCAGGAAGTAGCGCCCCAGTTTCGGACATTGTTGCGTGACCACAGGATTGAGGCGCTCTGGATCCTGGAAGAGAGCGGGCTGTTGGGGCGGGCTGCTACCCGTAGCTTTCTGATCAAAAGTGCCACGCAGGCAGGTATGCCCGTGTTTGCCCCCTCTGAAACCTGGCTCAAAGAGGGAGCCTGTGTCACCTGGCGCAAAGACGCGGGAGGCATCCAGCTGGTCGTCAACAAGGCGGTGGCCGAGGCCATGGGTATCACGATCCCGGCCAAGTATGAGAATCGCACGGCCTTCCTGGCGATGAATTAG
- a CDS encoding methyl-accepting chemotaxis protein: MEELRTHSLRALLTRMNLRRRFVLFLGGLATLTFVAFFIYAQYSIRVTEHEFEQRGHLLAQMLAHKNSLALLMQDTEGLQQALEQATASGYATAGAFLNQEDSVVAAHNLEILRPEDLAAPADTTLGARLHWTKTRAGAPVLVAQAPVTLGADGQQLGRVLVVLPAESVQAQQRTGFWLSMLIAAFITLIVWLILVVVQRTVVRPVEQLRQAARAVEQGDLSVRVHIDQQDEIGQLAASFNAMVEASQRNMEALREQQEAAEAARKQAEALRRQAEETSQRLQERFRQISQVIAAVTRGDLTHRLEVSEDDEVGALMRQINQMIEDLTALVREIHATGNALAEVAHSVSTSAEEMSAGASNQAQQTMEVATAIEEMTQTIASSSQNAHEANRMAQRASKLAASGEEIFRKTTEGMHRIATIVKDSTQKVMALGESSAQIGEIIQVISSIADQTNLLALNAAIEAARAGEQGRGFAVVADEVRKLAERTTSATKEIEQMITRIQQNTGEVVESMTRGNSEVEAGLKLADEASHAFGEILQAIDQMVLMINQIASASEQQSATSSQISQSVEEISSVANEVSRATSELAATANILNQHVHQMRQLIERFRIQQTNELKQPITASIGDGQ, from the coding sequence ATGGAGGAACTGCGGACCCATTCACTGCGGGCGTTGCTAACCCGAATGAACCTGCGCCGACGTTTTGTGCTGTTCCTGGGCGGGCTGGCAACGCTGACGTTTGTCGCCTTCTTCATTTATGCCCAGTATTCCATCCGGGTCACTGAGCATGAGTTTGAACAGCGGGGGCATCTGCTGGCCCAGATGCTGGCCCACAAGAACAGCCTGGCCCTGCTCATGCAGGATACCGAGGGGTTGCAACAGGCTCTTGAACAGGCAACAGCCTCGGGTTATGCCACGGCTGGCGCCTTTCTCAATCAGGAAGACAGCGTGGTAGCGGCCCATAACCTGGAGATACTGCGCCCTGAAGATCTGGCGGCGCCCGCAGATACCACCCTTGGAGCGCGCCTGCATTGGACGAAAACGCGGGCCGGTGCCCCGGTGCTGGTGGCGCAGGCGCCGGTCACCTTGGGAGCCGATGGGCAACAACTGGGCCGTGTGCTGGTGGTGCTGCCAGCCGAATCCGTACAGGCGCAGCAGCGCACCGGATTCTGGTTGTCGATGCTGATTGCCGCCTTCATTACACTGATTGTCTGGCTGATTCTGGTGGTCGTCCAGCGCACTGTGGTGCGCCCGGTGGAACAGCTACGTCAGGCTGCCCGTGCGGTTGAGCAGGGCGATCTGAGCGTACGTGTCCACATTGATCAGCAGGACGAAATTGGACAGCTGGCCGCCTCTTTCAATGCCATGGTGGAGGCCAGTCAGCGCAACATGGAGGCCCTGCGGGAGCAGCAGGAAGCGGCCGAAGCCGCCCGTAAGCAGGCCGAAGCCCTGCGTCGCCAGGCCGAAGAAACCAGTCAGCGTCTGCAGGAACGCTTCCGTCAGATTTCACAGGTCATTGCTGCCGTTACGCGTGGCGATCTGACCCATCGGCTTGAAGTATCCGAGGACGATGAGGTAGGCGCTCTGATGCGTCAGATCAACCAGATGATTGAAGACCTGACGGCGCTCGTCCGTGAAATTCATGCGACCGGCAACGCGCTGGCGGAAGTTGCCCACAGCGTGTCGACCTCGGCCGAAGAAATGTCGGCCGGCGCCAGCAACCAGGCCCAGCAGACCATGGAAGTGGCCACGGCGATCGAGGAAATGACGCAGACGATCGCCTCTTCCTCCCAAAACGCACACGAAGCCAACCGCATGGCCCAGCGGGCTTCAAAGCTGGCTGCCAGTGGTGAAGAGATCTTTCGCAAAACGACCGAGGGCATGCACCGCATCGCCACCATTGTCAAGGATTCGACCCAGAAGGTCATGGCCCTCGGGGAGTCCAGCGCCCAGATCGGCGAAATCATTCAGGTCATCAGCAGCATCGCCGATCAGACAAACCTGCTGGCCTTGAACGCCGCTATCGAGGCAGCTCGTGCTGGCGAGCAGGGACGCGGCTTCGCGGTGGTGGCCGACGAAGTACGCAAGCTGGCCGAACGCACCACCAGCGCCACCAAGGAAATTGAGCAGATGATTACCCGGATCCAGCAGAACACGGGGGAGGTTGTCGAATCAATGACGCGGGGCAATAGCGAAGTGGAGGCCGGTCTGAAGCTGGCCGATGAGGCTTCGCACGCTTTCGGGGAAATCCTGCAGGCCATTGATCAGATGGTGCTGATGATCAACCAGATTGCCTCGGCCAGCGAGCAGCAGTCGGCTACCAGCAGTCAGATCTCGCAAAGCGTTGAAGAGATTTCGTCGGTGGCCAATGAGGTCTCGCGTGCTACTTCAGAGCTGGCCGCCACGGCCAACATACTGAACCAGCACGTGCATCAGATGCGCCAGCTTATCGAACGCTTCCGCATCCAGCAGACGAACGAGCTCAAACAACCGATCACTGCCTCTATCGGAGATGGGCAATAG
- a CDS encoding phosphatase PAP2 family protein gives MGRPLWIGLVLAGLLSANAWAQAACERNALELRLLCATYRWDGPVVSAYFRTVDAAAYPAFAGLTVVAWGGVLTGQLSRPTAERITLSVAATTALVFGLKAVIQRDRPFKAWEDITPRGDSPSSYAFPSGHAALAFALATAWSLEVPRVYVVGPAYVWASSVAIGRVWKGVHYPTDVLIGAALGAGVAWTIHQLWQ, from the coding sequence ATGGGGCGGCCGCTCTGGATAGGATTGGTGTTGGCCGGATTGTTGTCGGCCAATGCATGGGCCCAGGCAGCCTGTGAACGAAACGCCCTGGAGCTTCGACTGCTGTGTGCCACCTATCGGTGGGACGGACCCGTTGTGTCGGCCTATTTTCGAACCGTGGATGCTGCGGCTTATCCGGCCTTTGCCGGGCTGACAGTGGTCGCATGGGGGGGCGTGTTGACAGGGCAACTGTCACGTCCGACAGCCGAACGCATCACCCTTTCGGTCGCGGCTACCACGGCCCTGGTGTTCGGACTGAAGGCTGTGATCCAGCGGGACAGGCCCTTCAAGGCATGGGAGGATATCACGCCCCGTGGAGATTCACCCTCCTCGTATGCCTTTCCATCGGGACATGCCGCCCTGGCCTTTGCGCTGGCAACCGCCTGGAGTCTGGAAGTACCCCGGGTGTATGTGGTGGGGCCGGCTTACGTCTGGGCTTCCAGTGTGGCCATCGGACGCGTCTGGAAAGGGGTCCATTATCCGACCGACGTGTTAATCGGTGCCGCGTTGGGAGCCGGCGTGGCTTGGACGATACACCAGCTCTGGCAGTAA
- the recA gene encoding recombinase RecA, whose protein sequence is MAIQDAAKAKALELAVKHIEKQYGKGAIMRLGDAPAISVDVIPTGSLALDAALGVGGVPRGRIIEIFGPESSGKTTLALHIMAEAQKLGGACAFIDAEHAFDARYAANLGVDLDNLLVSQPDTGEQALNICDTLVRSGALDVIVVDSVAALVPQAEIQGDMGDSHVGLQARLMSQALRKLTGTINRTRTVLIFINQLREKIGVMFGNPETTTGGRALKFYASVRMDIRRIGAIKEGTEVVGNRTKVKIVKNKVAPPFREAEFDIIYGEGISVLGELVDLAVEHNILQKSGSWYAYGEERIGQGREAAKAWLKAHPELQEEIRRRVQEAMGMQTPRSRTELDEVHTE, encoded by the coding sequence ATGGCAATTCAGGATGCAGCAAAAGCGAAGGCGCTGGAGCTGGCGGTCAAGCACATTGAAAAACAGTATGGCAAGGGCGCCATCATGCGTCTGGGTGACGCACCGGCTATCTCAGTCGATGTGATTCCCACCGGTTCGCTGGCGCTGGATGCGGCGCTTGGCGTAGGGGGGGTGCCCCGGGGACGCATCATAGAAATCTTCGGGCCTGAGTCGTCCGGTAAGACTACGCTGGCGCTGCACATTATGGCCGAAGCGCAGAAACTGGGAGGGGCCTGTGCGTTCATTGATGCCGAACACGCCTTTGATGCGCGCTACGCAGCCAACTTGGGCGTTGATCTGGATAACCTGCTCGTATCCCAACCGGATACAGGCGAACAGGCCCTGAATATCTGCGATACGCTGGTGCGCAGTGGTGCGCTTGACGTCATTGTGGTTGACTCGGTCGCCGCGCTGGTGCCCCAGGCCGAAATTCAGGGCGACATGGGGGATAGCCATGTCGGACTGCAGGCCCGCCTGATGAGCCAGGCTCTGCGCAAGCTGACGGGCACGATTAATCGTACGCGCACCGTGCTTATTTTCATCAACCAGCTCCGTGAAAAGATCGGGGTTATGTTCGGTAACCCCGAAACCACCACGGGGGGGCGTGCGCTGAAATTTTACGCTTCGGTGCGTATGGATATTCGGCGGATCGGGGCCATTAAAGAAGGTACCGAAGTGGTGGGTAACCGTACCAAAGTAAAAATCGTCAAGAATAAAGTGGCCCCGCCGTTCCGCGAAGCCGAGTTCGATATTATCTACGGAGAAGGCATCTCTGTGTTGGGTGAGCTGGTTGATCTGGCCGTTGAGCACAACATCCTTCAGAAGAGTGGCTCCTGGTACGCTTACGGTGAGGAGCGAATCGGACAGGGCCGGGAGGCTGCCAAGGCCTGGCTGAAGGCGCATCCGGAGCTACAGGAGGAGATCCGTCGCCGGGTTCAGGAGGCGATGGGGATGCAAACGCCACGCAGCCGGACCGAGCTGGACGAAGTACATACCGAGTGA